A single window of Malus sylvestris chromosome 5, drMalSylv7.2, whole genome shotgun sequence DNA harbors:
- the LOC126623829 gene encoding pentatricopeptide repeat-containing protein At3g21470: MSQIPHGNPHCPLQNNQNQIPSNPKFLKQIHDFCTTTEKPNPANWSYIIRNHLSQGSPAKALLVYTRIRRQGIYILGVLPLILKACASLSCVNRGKALHAESIKSGMNSDVLVGTSLVDMYAKCGQVFESRKVFDYMPERNVVTWNAMIGGYLRSGDKISALFLFEKMSMRTSVTWVEMIDGFARSGDTVSARRFFDQVPQELKNVVVWTVMVDGYSSNGQMEAAREVFGAMLQRNFFVWSSMISGYCKKGDVKEAKFIFDRIPVRNLVNWNSMISGYAQNGFCEEALNSFHKMQAEGFEPDEFTFVSVLSACAQSGLLDIGKDIHSMLGHRRIKLSQIVLNALVDMYAKCGDLMNARLIFEGMTERNTVCWNAMILGLAIHGQCKEALELFGRMEDSNERPDDITFISVLSACAHGGFVDEGIQIFSKMEDYGLVAGIKHFGCVVDLYGRAGRLREAYALIKRMPIKPNDMVWGAMLGACRIYMDMEMTEKVVKDISTLNSNVGSGDNSHYVLLSNIYAACDRWEKAERTRIDMISEGFEKTPARSSFVPSGT, encoded by the coding sequence ATGTCACAAATCCCACATGGAAATCCCCACTGCCCTCttcaaaacaaccaaaaccaaatcccctcAAATCCAAAGTTCCTCAAACAAATCCATGATTTCTGCACAACAACGGAAAAACCAAATCCTGCAAATTGGTCTTACATTATAAGGAATCACCTCTCTCAAGGATCACCCGCAAAAGCGCTTCTTGTGTACACCCGAATTCGGCGTCAAGGAATCTACATTTTAGGCGTTCTTCCTTTGATTCTCAAGGCCTGTGCTTCTCTTTCGTGCGTAAATCGTGGGAaggcattgcacgccgagtctATCAAGTCTGGTATGAATTCTGATGTCTTGGTTGGCACGTCATTGGTTGACATGTATGCGAAATGCGGGCAAGTTTTTGAGTCCCGGAAAGTGTTTGATTATATGCCTGAGAGAAATGTGGTCACATGGAATGCGATGATAGGTGGGTACTTGAGAAGTGGGGATAAAATATCTGCATTGTTTTTGTTTGAGAAGATGTCTATGCGGACATCTGTGACTTGGGTTGAGATGATCGACGGGTTTGCGAGGAGTGGAGACACTGTTAGTGCTAGGCGGTTCTTTGATCAGGTTCCGCAGGAGTTGAAGAATGTTGTTGTGTGGACTGTAATGGTTGATGGGTATTCTAGCAATGGGCAGATGGAGGCGGCAAGGGAAGTTTTTGGGGCAATGCTGCAGCGTAATTTCTTTGTGTGGTCATCGATGATTTCTGGGTATTGCAAGAAAGGTGATGTTAAGGAAGCCAAGTTCATCTTTGACAGAATCCCAGTCCGGAACTTGGTGAACTGGAATTCGATGATATCTGGCTATGCGCAAAATGGATTTTGCGAAGAAGCTTTGAACTCATTTCACAAAATGCAAGCCGAAGGCTTTGAGCCAGATGAATTTACTTTTGTGAGTGTTTTATCTGCCTGTGCTCAGTCTGGGCTGTTGGACATTGGCAAGGATATACATAGTATGTTAGGCCATAGAAGGATAAAGCTTAGTCAGATTGTTCTGAATGCACTTGTAGACATGTACGCAAAATGTGGCGATTTGATGAATGCTAGGTTGATCTTTGAGGGGATGACTGAGAGGAACACTGTTTGTTGGAATGCTATGATTTTGGGACTGGCCATTCACGGACAGTGCAAAGAGGCTCTTGAATTATTTGGAAGAATGGAAGATTCAAATGAAAGGCCTGATGATATAACCTTTATTTCTGTTCTGTCGGCTTGTGCACACGGGGGTTTTGTGGATGAAGGCATACAAATTTTCTCCAAGATGGAGGACTATGGTTTGGTAGCGGGGATTAAGCATTTTGGATGCGTGGTTGACCTTTATGGACGGGCAGGAAGATTAAGAGAGGCTTATGCTTTAATCAAGAGAATGCCAATCAAACCAAACGACATGGTTTGGGGGGCTATGCTTGGAGCATGCCGGATTTATATGGATATGGAGATGACGGAAAAGGTAGTGAAGGATATTAGCACCCTCAATTCAAACGTTGGGTCAGGTGATAATTCACATTATGTGCTTCTGTCAAATATATATGCTGCCTGTGATAGATGGGAGAAAGCTGAACGGACGAGGATTGACATGATAAGTGAAGGCTTTGAAAAGACACCGGCTCGCAGTTCATTTGTGCCCAGTGGCACATAA
- the LOC126623830 gene encoding probable glucuronosyltransferase GUT1, translated as MNVDYRTGTGRGHVMLGHKTLTRSLLPQKPSCRRTPLPSSTDDTLKMGSVNNKARPFSTQHHQHPLCTRTHQIGALLLVAASFFLTSLLDRSFRPCASHFAAVDIFPNSRSSVQVTGGRDLLWPHRGYGPLLDLKIYVYDDSEIDGLKALMHGRDGVIDSNACLKGQWGTQVKIHRLLLNSRFRTRKKEEADLFFVPTYTKCVRMMGGLNDKEINQTYVKVLSQMPYFRRSGGRDHIFVFSSGAGAHLFRSWATYINRSIILTPEGDRTDKKDTSAFNTWKDIIIPGNVEDGMTTNGATLVHPLPIPKRKYLANYLGRAQGKVGRLKLIELSRKFPDKLECPELKFSGPEKFGRIDYFEHLRDAKFCLAPRGESSWTLRFYEAFFVECVPVILSDQVELPFQNVVDYTQISIKWPSTRIGPELLQYLESIPDEYIEGMISRGRQVRCLWVYASESGSCSAMHAILWELQRKVRLFHESTETFWLHNGSVVNRNLLEFSEWRLPMPLP; from the exons ATGAATGTTGATTATAGGACTGGGACAGGGAGGGGACATGTAATGTTGGGACATAAGACCTTAACTCGTTCCCTTCTTCCCCAGAAGCCGAGCTGCAGAAGAACCCCACTGCCATCCAGCACTGATGATACTCTGAAAATGGGAAGCGTAAACAACAAAGCTCGACCATTCAGCACGCAGCACCACCAGCATCCTCTGTGCACCCGCACGCACCAGATCGGAGCCCTCCTCTTGGTCGCCGCCTCCTTCTTCTTGACTAGCCTCTTAGACCGCTCCTTCCGCCCCTGCGCCTCTCACTTCGCGGCCGTCGATATCTTCCCCAATTCACGGAGCTCCGTCCAAGTCACCGGCGGTCGAGATCTCTTGTGGCCGCACCGAGGGTACGGCCCCCTACTCGACCTCAAAATCTACGTCTACGATGACAGCGAGATCGATGGCCTCAAGGCATTGATGCACGGTCGCGATGGTGTCATCGACTCCAACGCTTGCTTGAAAGGCCAATGGGGCACTCAG GTTAAAATACACAGGCTACTGCTAAATTCGAGGTTTCGGAcaaggaagaaagaggaagcaGACCTATTTTTTGTGCCTACGTATACTAAATGCGTTCGGATGATGGGGGGTCTTAATGATAAGGAGATTAACCAGACATATGTGAAG GTGTTAAGTCAAATGCCATATTTCAGGCGATCTGGTGGCCGTGACCACATATTTGTTTTTTCAAG TGGTGCTGGAGCTCACTTATTTAGATCCTGGGCAACATATATAAATCGTTCCATTATTCTCACCCCTGAG GGCGATCGGACTGATAAGAAAGATACAAGTGCCTTTAATACGTGGAAAGATATCATAATTCCTGGGAATGTTGAGGATGGTATGACTACAAATGGGGCCACCTTGGTCCACCCTTTGCCTATACCAAAGCGGAAGTATCTAGCAAACTATTTAGGCCGTGCACAAGGAAAGGTTGGCCGTCTTAAGTTGATAGAGCTTTCAAGGAAATTTCCAGATAAG TTGGAATGTCCAGAGTTGAAGTTCAGTGGTcctgaaaaatttggaagaataGATTATTTTGAACACCTGCGCGACGCCAAGTTCTGCCTTGCTCCACGTGGGGAGTCATCCTGGACTCTTCGATTTTATGAGGCTTTCTTTGTG GAGTGTGTACCTGTGATATTATCAGATCAAGTAGAACTGCCTTTCCAAAATGTTGTTGACTACACCCAGATATCAATTAAGTGGCCATCCACTCGAATAGGTCCCGAGCTTTTGCAGTACCTAGAGTCAATACCAG ATGAATATATAGAAGGGATGATAAGCCGGGGCAGACAAGTACGATGTTTATGGGTCTATGCTTCAGAATCAGGTTCATGTTCGGCAATGCATGCGATTCTTTGGGAGCTTCAGAGGAAAGTAAGGCTGTTTCACGAGTCTACGGAAACATTCTGGTTGCACAATGGATCTGTTGTAAATAGAAACTTGCTAGAATTTTCGGAGTGGAGATTGCCAATGCCTTTGCCTTGA
- the LOC126623836 gene encoding psbP domain-containing protein 4, chloroplastic-like, giving the protein MRTASLTGWSFSWTHQRQAIPSHNLVVQSSLEHGNCRTKVGSSSTESGLVDGEAENFSGILKRRSVLLSAGASLFSSQVLGFPREVLAVVKQGLLAGRIPGLSEPDEQGWRTYQRPDEKSGGHGVGWSPIIPYRFSVPQDWEEVPVSIADLGGTEIDLRFGSPKEGRISVIVAPVLRFADNLDGDATIEKIGRPETVINAFGPEVIGENVEGKVMSITVVQDSGRTYYQYELEPPHALITATAAGNRLYLFSVTGSGLQWKRHYKDLKKIADSFRVV; this is encoded by the exons ATGAGAACAGCCTCACTTACCGGTTGGAGCTTCTCCTGGACGCATCAGCGGCAAGCAATTCCTTCCCACAATTTGGTTGTTCAGTCTTCATTGGAGCATGGAAATTGCAGGACAAAAGTTGGCTCAAGTTCGACAGAGAGTGGCTTGGTTGATGGAGAAGCTGAGAATTTCTCCGGGATTTTGAAGAGACGATCAGTGTTGCTTTCTGCAGGAgcttctttgttttcttctcaAGTGTTGGGTTTTCCGAGAGAGGTATTGGCAGTGGTGAAACAAGGTCTTCTAGCCGGCCGGATTCCCGGTCTGTCCGAACCGGATGAACAAG GTTGGAGGACATACCAAAGACCAGATGAGAAGTCCGGAGGGCATGGCGTTGGTTGGAGCCCTATCATCCCTTATCGCTTTTCAGTTCCTCAAGATTGGGAAGAG GTTCCAGTATCAATAGCGGATCTAGGCGGTACAGAGATCGATTTGAGATTTGGTAGCCCAAAGGAGGGACGCATTTCTGTCATTGTCGCTCCTGTTCTGAGATTTGCAGATA ATTTAGATGGAGATGCCACAATTGAGAAAATTGGACGTCCAGAGACGGTAATCAATGCGTTTGGACCCGAAGTTATTGGCGAAAATGTTGAAGGAAAGGTTATGAGCATAACTGTTGTACAAGACTCTGGAAGAACATATTACCAGTATGAGTTGGAGCCACCTCATGCTCTGATAACAGCAACTGCAGCTGGGAACCGCCTGTACTTGTTTAGCGTAACTGGAAGTG GTCTTCAATGGAAGAGGCATTACAAGGACTTGAAGAAAATAGCCGACTCCTTCCGTGTCGTCTAA